A DNA window from Arachis duranensis cultivar V14167 chromosome 3, aradu.V14167.gnm2.J7QH, whole genome shotgun sequence contains the following coding sequences:
- the LOC107482012 gene encoding ornithine aminotransferase, mitochondrial, whose translation MAARRPVQCLLQRVCGGSRRFGVALQGHASSSSSQQLIDKEYQYSAHNYHPIPIVFSQAKGAAVWDPEGNKYLDFLSAYSAVNQGHCHPKILKALTEQAEKLTLSSRAFYNDRFPPFAEHLTSMLGYDMVLPMNTGAEGVETALKLARKWGYEKKRIPKDEAIIVSCCGCFHGRTLAVISMSCDNEATRGFGPLLPGHLKVDFGDVEALERIFKEKGEHIAGFLLEPIQGEAGVIIPPDGYLKAVRDLCSRYNVLMIADEIQTGLARTGKMLACDWEEVRPDVVILGKALGGGVFPVSAVLADKDVMLCIKPGEHGSTFGGNPLASAVAIAALNVIKEERLVERSEQLGKELGRELHKIQQQYPKYVKEVRGRGLFGAVELNSKSLSPVSAYDLCEKLKDRGVLAKPTHDTIIRFTPPLCISWDEIQQGSKALADVLEIDLPKLQKTKPKHDASQVASHSRACDRCGRLLYG comes from the exons ATGGCTGCGAGGAGACCAGTCCAGTGTTTGCTGCAAAGGGTTTGCGGCGGAAGCAGACGATTCGGTGTTGCTCTTCAGGGCcatgcttcttcttcctcttctcagCAACTCATTGATAAGGAATATCAGTACAGTGCCCACAA TTACCATCCAATTCCCATTGTGTTTTCTCAAGCAAAGGGAGCTGCTGTGTGGGATCCAGAGGGAAACAAATATCTTGATTTCTTATCTGCTTATTCTGCTGTTAATCAG GGACATTGCCATCCTAAAATTCTGAAAGCCTTAACAGAGCAGGCAGAAAAGCTGACCCTGAGCTCTCGAGCCTTTTACAATGATCGGTTTCCACCATTTGCTGAGCATTTGACAAGTATGCTTGGTTATGATATGGTTCTTCCCATGAATACTGGTGCTGAAGGAGTGGAAACAGCTCTGAAATTAGCAAGAAAGTGGGgttatgaaaagaaaagaattccCAAAGATGAG GCTATTATTGTGTCATGTTGTGGCTGCTTCCATGGCCGTACACTAGCTGTTATATCTATGAGTTGTGACAATGAAGCTACCCGGGGTTTTGGTCCTTTATTGCCTGGCCATCTTAAAGTTGATTTTGGTGATGTAGAAGCCCTTGAAAGAATTTTTAAAG aaaaaggAGAACACATAGCTGGCTTTCTTTTGGAACCCATCCAGGGTGAAGCTGGG gTAATCATTCCTCCGGATGGCTATTTGAAAGCTGTTAGAGATCTTTGCAGCAGATATAATGTGCTGATGATTGCAGACGAAATACAAACTGGGTTAGCAAGAACAGGGAAGATGCTGGCTTGTGACTGGGAAGAAGTTCGCCCAGATGTTGTG ATACTAGGGAAAGCATTGGGTGGAGGAGTTTTTCCTGTGAGTGCAGTTCTTGCAGACAAGGATGTAATGCTTTGTATAAAACCAGGAGAGCATGGAAg TACCTTTGGCGGGAATCCATTGGCCAGTGCAGTTGCAATTGCGGCACTAAATGTGATCAAAGAGGAGAGGCTTGTCGAAAG ATCTGAGCAACTGGGAAAGGAGCTCGGCCGTGAGCTGCACAAGATTCAGCAACAATACCCGAAGTATGTGAAGGAGGTTCGCGGACGAGGATTGTTCGGCGCGGTGGAGCTTAACAGCAAGAGCTTGTCCCCTGTATCAGCCTATGATTTGTGCGAAAAGCTGAAGGATAGAGGAGTTCTTGCAAAGCCGACACACGATACAATTATCCGCTTTACGCCTCCACTTTGCATCAG TTGGGATGAGATACAACAAGGTTCTAAGGCCCTGGCTGATgtcttggaaattgatttacCCAAGCTTCAAAAGACGAAGCCAAAACATGATGCTTCTCAAGTTGCCTCCCATTCCCGTGCATGCGATCGTTGCGGTCGACTCTTGTACGGTTGA
- the LOC107482013 gene encoding transcription factor TCP2, translating into MEEEDEIQPQACKFPRLANGRTDPTNNAKIGAAWHHSSRIIRVSRASGGKDRHSKVMTSKGLRDRRVRLSVTTAIQFYDLQDRLGYDQPSKAVEWLIKSAQDAIAELPSLNTTFPETPKQPSDEKRGGAGADDADIEIEEQQKQKQNSQNMSLSKSACSSTSETSKGSGLSLSRSDIRVKARERARERAAKEKKKDKCNNNNNNQHQNSLLHHQQHQQQQHHNMNPISPSFTELLTGGITTAVPTTTSPTSDEPAAALFHKAARQQQQQQQQQQQWGSAPMDYFNQVLVGPSSSSRTHQHQHQIHTLAEAISFNNDQQQQQQHHYSFIPDQFMPAVVTSSHSHNHHHSAGDTDYNLNFTISPASVSAASASGLAAYNNNRGTLQSNSPSHFLPHLQRFSLPMDGSTVPFFIGAAAPTAAPPPAIDNHQHHQFSSPAFDGRLHLYYGDGTRHSDHKGKSKNS; encoded by the coding sequence atggaggaggaggatgagatCCAACCACAGGCGTGTAAGTTCCCCAGGCTCGCTAATGGCAGGACCGACCCCACCAACAACGCCAAGATAGGAGCAGCCTGGCACCATTCCTCCAGGATCATAAGGGTTTCTAGAGCTTCCGGCGGCAAAGATCGCCATAGCAAGGTAATGACCTCTAAGGGCCTCAGAGACAGAAGGGTCAGGCTCTCCGTCACCACCGCCATTCAGTTTTACGACCTCCAAGACCGATTGGGCTATGACCAGCCCAGCAAGGCCGTGGAGTGGCTCATCAAGTCTGCTCAAGACGCCATTGCCGAGCTTCCATCCTTGAACACCACCTTCCCTGAAACCCCGAAGCAACCGAGCGACGAGAAGAGGGGCGGTGCAGGCGCCGACGATGCGGACATAGAGATAGAGGAgcagcagaagcagaagcagaacaGCCAGAATATGTCACTTTCGAAGTCGGCTTGTAGCAGCACCTCAGAGACGAGCAAGGGGTCCGGGTTGTCCCTGTCTCGGTCGGATATCCGCGTGAAAGCGAGGGAGAGGGCAAGGGAGAGAGCGgccaaggagaagaagaaagacaagtgcaacaacaataacaacaatcagCATCAGAATAGCCTTCTTCATCATCAGCAACATCAGCAGCAGCAGCATCACAACATGAACCCAATTTCTCCTTCGTTTACTGAGCTGCTCACAGGTGGCATCACCACTGCGGTTCCAACAACAACTAGTCCTACTTCTGATGAGCCTGCTGCTGCTCTCTTCCACAAAGCGGCAAggcaacaacaacagcagcagcagcagcagcagcaatgGGGTTCAGCACCCATGGATTACTTCAACCAGGTTCTCGTAGGCCcctcttcatcttcaagaacccaccaacaccaacaccagaTCCATACCCTAGCTGAGGCCATATCCTTTAATAATgatcagcagcagcagcagcagcaccaCTACTCCTTCATCCCTGATCAGTTCATGCCAGCTGTGGTTACATCCTCTCACTCCCATAACCATCATCACAGTGCTGGCGACACTGATTACAACCTCAACTTCACCATTTCTCCGGCTTCTGTATCTGCTGCTTCTGCCTCTGGCCTTGCTGCTTACAACAACAATAGGGGGACCCTTCAGTCCAATTCTCCGTCACATTTCTTGCCTCACCTCCAGAGGTTCTCGCTGCCTATGGACGGATCCACTGTTCCTTTCTTCATTGGAGCTGCCGCACCCACCGCTGCTCCGCCTCCTGCCATCGACAACCACCAACACCATCAGTTCTCATCACCCGCATTTGATGGCCGCTTGCACCTCTACTACGGCGATGGAACCCGCCATTCCGACCACAAGGGCAAATCCAAGAACTCATGA